In one Candidatus Rhabdochlamydia sp. T3358 genomic region, the following are encoded:
- the ffh gene encoding signal recognition particle protein produces MFDSLTQKFQGIVASLKGKKTLTEDNVTDAVRQVRMALLDADVNYSVAGNFVKRIQEKALGKDMLKAVSASEQFIKLVHDELVLFMGQQENPLALQEKLTVIMLCGLQGSGKTTQCAKLAYYLKKKYTNKKILLAACDLQRPAAVQQLKKLATAIEIPVVALHQEIDPIKVAKAAKEKAISEGFDVLIIDTAGRLHIDEELMQQLIEIKQVVKPQEILFVASAATGQDAVKTALEFDKHVQITGTILTMLDGSSRAGAAISIQEVTKKPLKFEGVGEKVSDLQLFNPHSMADRILGMGDVINFVRRAEEVTTKEEAEALEKKMLKGSFTYADLLKQMKLINSMGPLKSLLKMFPGGADLANMDFDEKEFVRRSAIISSMTEKERLEKVELVPSRRRRIADGSGNSIDEVNRMIKEHKRLKQIFKGMPSLQQKMAKNKIPSPFKGWKF; encoded by the coding sequence ATGTTTGATTCGCTAACCCAAAAGTTTCAAGGGATTGTTGCTTCTCTAAAAGGAAAAAAAACCTTAACAGAAGATAATGTAACCGATGCCGTAAGGCAGGTGAGAATGGCTCTTTTGGATGCAGATGTAAACTATTCTGTTGCAGGGAACTTCGTTAAAAGGATCCAAGAAAAAGCTCTTGGAAAAGACATGCTTAAAGCAGTCTCCGCTAGTGAGCAATTTATTAAGCTTGTACATGATGAGCTTGTTTTGTTTATGGGACAGCAAGAAAATCCCCTTGCATTGCAAGAAAAACTAACAGTTATCATGCTATGTGGGCTCCAAGGTTCTGGCAAAACAACACAATGTGCAAAATTAGCTTATTACCTAAAGAAAAAATACACCAATAAGAAGATTCTTTTAGCTGCCTGTGACCTGCAAAGACCAGCTGCAGTGCAGCAGCTTAAAAAACTTGCAACTGCAATAGAAATACCGGTTGTTGCTTTACATCAAGAAATAGATCCTATTAAAGTAGCAAAAGCTGCAAAAGAAAAAGCTATTTCAGAAGGATTTGATGTTCTAATCATTGATACAGCGGGAAGATTGCATATCGATGAAGAATTAATGCAGCAGCTTATAGAAATTAAGCAAGTTGTTAAACCACAGGAAATACTTTTTGTAGCAAGTGCAGCTACTGGACAAGATGCTGTGAAAACAGCTCTGGAGTTTGATAAGCACGTACAGATTACTGGAACCATCTTAACTATGTTAGATGGTAGTTCGCGGGCAGGAGCTGCTATTTCCATTCAAGAGGTAACAAAAAAGCCTTTAAAATTTGAAGGGGTTGGAGAAAAAGTTAGCGATTTACAGCTCTTTAATCCTCATTCTATGGCAGACCGAATCTTAGGAATGGGAGATGTAATTAATTTTGTACGTAGAGCCGAAGAGGTCACAACCAAAGAAGAAGCAGAAGCTCTAGAAAAAAAGATGTTAAAAGGATCTTTTACCTATGCTGATCTTTTAAAGCAAATGAAGCTGATCAATAGTATGGGTCCTCTTAAGAGCTTATTAAAAATGTTTCCAGGTGGGGCAGATCTTGCGAATATGGATTTTGATGAAAAAGAGTTTGTTCGTCGATCTGCGATTATTTCTTCTATGACAGAAAAAGAACGTTTGGAAAAAGTAGAATTAGTGCCTAGTCGCAGAAGAAGAATTGCGGATGGGAGTGGAAATTCTATCGATGAAGTGAACCGCATGATTAAAGAACATAAAAGATTAAAGCAGATCTTTAAAGGCATGCCAAGTTTACAACAAAAAATGGCAAAAAATAAAATCCCATCTCCTTTTAAAGGGTGGAAGTTTTAA
- the rpsO gene encoding 30S ribosomal protein S15 — MSLDKGTKEEITKKFQLHEKDTGSADVQIAILSERIAEINEHLKRESKDIVSRLTLMKLVGQRRKLLDYLNSTDTQRYQSLVKRLNLRQKF, encoded by the coding sequence ATGTCTTTAGATAAAGGTACCAAAGAAGAGATCACGAAGAAATTTCAATTGCATGAAAAAGATACTGGATCGGCAGATGTACAAATTGCTATCCTTTCAGAAAGAATTGCAGAAATTAATGAGCATCTTAAGCGTGAGTCCAAGGATATTGTCTCCAGACTTACCTTAATGAAGCTTGTTGGACAGAGGCGTAAGCTTCTTGACTATCTCAATTCTACTGATACTCAGCGATACCAAAGTTTAGTTAAACGACTAAACTTGCGTCAAAAATTTTAA
- the rpsP gene encoding 30S ribosomal protein S16: MALKIRFRQQGSANRRTFRLVLADGRERRDGKYIEKFGWYDPSKATNDCLLDETRIKYWIDQGAQFTPDAEALVARALPELMREIRLKEQNRLVKQAKKRRARKKQPVPTA, encoded by the coding sequence ATGGCATTAAAAATTCGTTTTAGACAACAAGGATCTGCAAATAGGCGAACATTTCGTCTAGTGTTAGCAGACGGAAGAGAAAGACGCGATGGCAAATATATTGAGAAATTTGGTTGGTATGATCCTTCCAAAGCAACAAATGACTGCCTATTAGATGAGACAAGAATTAAGTATTGGATCGATCAGGGAGCACAGTTTACCCCTGATGCGGAAGCTTTAGTTGCGCGTGCTCTTCCTGAATTAATGCGGGAAATTCGTTTGAAAGAACAAAACCGTCTTGTTAAACAAGCTAAGAAAAGAAGAGCTAGAAAAAAACAACCTGTACCAACTGCTTAA
- a CDS encoding type B 50S ribosomal protein L31, producing MKKKGHPLYQEVLFVDSATGFSFVCGSTLQTKERQVYEGKEYPVYRAPITSASHPFFTKDKKLVDSEGRVGKFVNRYAKKVKPKQVENIEIDETKVSKKASPKKTKKT from the coding sequence ATGAAAAAGAAAGGACACCCTCTCTATCAGGAAGTCTTATTTGTTGATTCTGCAACTGGATTTTCCTTCGTTTGCGGTAGTACTCTGCAGACAAAGGAAAGACAAGTCTATGAGGGAAAAGAATATCCTGTATATAGAGCGCCTATTACTTCTGCATCTCACCCGTTTTTTACAAAAGACAAAAAATTGGTTGATTCTGAGGGAAGAGTAGGTAAGTTTGTTAACCGATATGCTAAGAAAGTAAAGCCAAAGCAAGTAGAAAATATAGAGATCGATGAGACTAAGGTCAGCAAAAAAGCCAGTCCTAAAAAAACAAAAAAAACGTAA
- the prfA gene encoding peptide chain release factor 1 produces the protein MQEQIRKLLFRFEQIEELLAQADVLSDQKRYQELAQEHSYLSDVKDKWLLCEELQRQIEENQSLLKEEKDPVFADFIRQEIVELEKKISVSTSDLNHLLIPPDPLDSRNVILEMRAGTGGDEAAIFVGDCVRMYKLYADSKGWKHELLSCTPSEMGGFKEYFMVLSGHNAYRCLQYEAGTHRVQRVPKTEAQGRVHTSAVTVAILVEPDENEKIILDEKDLKIDTYRASGAGGQHVNTTDSAVRITHIPTGLVTSCQEERSQHKNKDKAKRLLVAKLAERKKQKAESEMASLRASQVGTGDRSGRIRTYNFPQNRVTDHRIDLTLYKLNLIMEGDLDEIVSALIAYFYQKKLESVGNQFS, from the coding sequence ATGCAAGAGCAGATACGTAAGCTTCTTTTTCGGTTTGAACAAATAGAAGAATTGCTGGCTCAAGCAGATGTGCTCTCTGATCAAAAGCGTTATCAAGAGCTTGCTCAGGAACACTCCTATCTATCAGATGTGAAAGATAAGTGGCTGCTTTGTGAAGAGCTGCAAAGGCAAATAGAAGAAAATCAAAGCTTATTAAAAGAAGAGAAAGATCCTGTTTTTGCAGATTTTATTCGACAAGAAATAGTAGAATTAGAAAAAAAAATCTCTGTTTCTACTTCTGATTTAAATCATTTATTGATTCCTCCTGATCCTCTTGATAGTCGTAATGTTATTTTAGAAATGCGAGCTGGTACAGGAGGTGATGAAGCAGCTATTTTTGTCGGAGACTGTGTTAGAATGTATAAATTATATGCAGATTCTAAAGGTTGGAAGCATGAGCTTTTATCTTGTACTCCTTCCGAGATGGGTGGTTTTAAGGAATATTTTATGGTTCTTTCTGGCCATAATGCATACAGATGTTTGCAGTATGAGGCAGGAACTCATCGTGTTCAGAGAGTTCCTAAAACCGAAGCGCAGGGGCGAGTGCACACATCAGCTGTTACTGTTGCGATTTTAGTTGAGCCGGATGAAAACGAAAAAATTATTTTAGATGAAAAAGATCTTAAAATCGATACCTATCGAGCTTCAGGAGCTGGTGGCCAGCATGTAAATACCACAGATTCGGCTGTGCGCATTACCCATATTCCAACTGGGCTTGTTACCTCTTGTCAAGAAGAGCGTAGCCAGCATAAAAATAAAGATAAAGCAAAACGCCTCTTAGTGGCTAAACTTGCAGAAAGAAAAAAACAGAAAGCAGAATCGGAAATGGCTTCCCTTCGAGCCTCTCAAGTGGGAACAGGAGATCGTTCAGGAAGGATTCGCACATACAATTTTCCTCAAAATCGCGTAACAGATCATCGTATCGATTTAACCCTTTATAAACTTAATTTGATTATGGAAGGAGATCTTGATGAGATTGTTAGCGCTTTAATTGCTTATTTTTACCAGAAAAAACTCGAGAGTGTTGGAAATCAATTTTCATGA
- a CDS encoding ribonuclease HII, translated as MLLQSEYNRLERMTEYERALYKQGYARLAGIDEAGRGPLAGPVVAAACVLPKDILVCGVNDSKKLTAAERSAIFAALIKLDGIDYAMGIVSAKIIDRINILQATFEAMRIALAGLKASADYLLVDGNQFIPKVLIPGKAIIKGDASSQSIAAASILAKKTRDDLMQDYHKQWPEYGFSQHKGYPTKKHLEALKHFGPCPIHRLSFAPLKVQT; from the coding sequence ATGCTTCTTCAAAGCGAATATAACCGACTTGAGAGAATGACAGAGTATGAGCGTGCTTTGTATAAACAAGGGTACGCTCGGCTAGCAGGGATTGATGAAGCAGGAAGAGGTCCTCTAGCAGGGCCCGTTGTAGCTGCTGCTTGTGTTTTACCCAAAGATATTCTTGTTTGCGGAGTCAATGATAGCAAAAAGCTAACAGCTGCTGAGAGATCTGCTATTTTTGCAGCACTTATCAAACTCGATGGTATTGATTATGCAATGGGAATAGTTTCAGCAAAGATCATTGATCGTATAAATATTCTGCAGGCTACATTTGAAGCAATGAGAATTGCACTAGCTGGTTTAAAAGCTTCCGCTGATTATCTTTTAGTTGATGGGAATCAGTTTATACCCAAAGTTTTAATACCCGGTAAAGCTATTATTAAAGGGGATGCTAGCTCGCAGTCCATTGCAGCAGCCTCTATTTTAGCAAAAAAAACGCGAGATGACCTAATGCAAGACTATCATAAGCAATGGCCTGAATATGGGTTCTCGCAGCATAAAGGGTATCCAACAAAAAAACACTTAGAAGCGCTTAAACATTTTGGGCCTTGTCCTATTCATCGTTTAAGCTTTGCTCCGCTAAAAGTCCAAACATAG
- the pnp gene encoding polyribonucleotide nucleotidyltransferase, protein MQFDHQKITVSIEGKTITFETGIVARQANGAVLLTCGETVLLSTACQGARPSAETDFLPLRIDYQEKFSSSGKTLGGFIKREGRPTERETLMSRLIDRPLRPLFEKGYFNEVQVLSYVLSYDGVNAPEPLAICAASAALVISDIPLIKPIGAVRVGMIDGKFVVNPTVEEQKSSKLDLMLAGTEDAILMIEGYADFLTEEQVLVAIEKGHAAIKIICQTLIKWQTQIGKPKNLGELKLLSTDLIDDMREKASIHLNTALRIKEKSDRESTVKALFTEMLTQYTSDKDLVYTEVEIKSAFKKIQAELLRKMILDENIRADGRRTDQVRAIDIKPSFLPRTHGSALFTRGETQSLSVCTLGGENMAQRSENLDGELSNRFYLQYFFPPFSVGEVGRLGAPGRREIGHGKLAERSLARTIPSIDVFPYVIRLESNITESNGSSSMASVCGCCLALMDAGVPIKRPIAGIAMGLILEEARFAILSDILGVEDALGDMDFKIAGDMEGITAFQLDIKVEGITIEVMQAALAQAKQGRLHILHKMLEACPKSKENLSSYAPRIETVMIKPSKIGTLIGPAGKQIRAIIEETGAQIDIDDSGRVSIASTNSESMNRAKEMIHNLTTDVEIGKTYKGKVVSIVNFGAFVEIYGKECLCHISELSCNRVQHVEDVVKLGDTIEVKVLDINDRGQVKLSHKATLPTPQKDAARGG, encoded by the coding sequence ATGCAATTTGATCATCAGAAAATCACTGTCTCTATTGAAGGAAAAACTATAACATTTGAAACAGGTATAGTAGCTCGCCAAGCAAATGGTGCAGTTCTTTTAACTTGTGGAGAAACCGTTTTGTTAAGCACTGCTTGTCAAGGAGCTAGACCTTCTGCAGAAACAGATTTTCTTCCTTTACGTATAGATTATCAGGAAAAATTCTCTTCTTCAGGAAAAACTTTAGGCGGCTTTATTAAACGTGAAGGACGTCCTACAGAAAGAGAAACGCTTATGAGTCGATTAATCGATAGACCTCTAAGGCCCCTGTTTGAAAAGGGATATTTTAATGAAGTTCAAGTCCTCTCTTATGTATTATCCTATGATGGAGTAAATGCACCTGAACCTTTAGCTATTTGCGCGGCTTCAGCAGCGCTTGTCATTTCTGACATTCCTTTAATTAAACCCATTGGAGCTGTACGTGTTGGAATGATTGATGGGAAATTTGTCGTCAATCCCACTGTGGAAGAACAGAAATCTTCTAAATTAGATTTAATGCTAGCTGGAACAGAAGATGCTATCTTAATGATTGAAGGATACGCAGATTTTCTTACAGAAGAACAGGTTTTAGTAGCCATAGAAAAAGGACATGCTGCTATTAAAATCATCTGCCAAACTCTAATTAAGTGGCAAACACAGATAGGCAAACCCAAAAACCTTGGAGAGCTAAAGCTCTTATCTACAGATTTGATCGATGACATGCGTGAGAAAGCAAGTATTCATCTAAATACCGCATTAAGGATTAAAGAAAAATCAGATAGAGAGTCTACTGTTAAAGCACTATTTACAGAAATGCTCACCCAATACACTTCTGATAAAGATCTTGTATACACAGAAGTGGAGATTAAAAGCGCTTTCAAAAAAATCCAAGCCGAACTTCTACGTAAAATGATTTTAGATGAAAACATACGTGCTGACGGTAGAAGAACAGATCAAGTTCGCGCTATTGATATTAAACCTTCTTTCTTACCACGCACACACGGCAGCGCCTTATTTACAAGAGGAGAAACTCAATCCTTATCTGTTTGTACGCTTGGCGGAGAAAATATGGCTCAACGCTCTGAGAATTTAGATGGAGAGCTTTCCAACCGCTTTTACTTACAATACTTTTTCCCTCCTTTTTCAGTCGGTGAAGTAGGACGCTTAGGAGCACCTGGAAGACGAGAAATTGGCCACGGTAAATTAGCAGAGCGCTCATTAGCAAGAACCATTCCTTCCATAGATGTATTCCCTTACGTTATTCGCTTAGAATCAAATATCACAGAATCCAATGGATCCTCCTCCATGGCATCTGTTTGTGGATGTTGCCTAGCTTTAATGGATGCAGGTGTGCCGATTAAAAGACCTATTGCAGGAATTGCTATGGGGTTAATCTTAGAAGAAGCAAGGTTTGCTATTCTCTCTGATATTCTTGGAGTGGAAGATGCTTTAGGCGATATGGATTTTAAAATTGCAGGAGATATGGAAGGAATAACCGCTTTCCAACTCGATATTAAAGTAGAAGGGATTACCATCGAGGTTATGCAAGCAGCGTTAGCTCAGGCTAAGCAAGGAAGACTTCACATTTTACATAAAATGCTTGAGGCATGTCCTAAATCTAAAGAAAATCTTTCCTCCTACGCTCCTCGTATTGAAACGGTTATGATTAAACCTTCAAAAATTGGAACATTAATTGGACCAGCAGGTAAGCAAATTCGCGCCATTATTGAAGAAACCGGTGCACAAATCGATATTGATGATAGTGGCCGCGTTAGCATTGCATCCACCAATAGCGAATCGATGAACAGAGCAAAAGAAATGATTCACAATCTAACAACTGATGTAGAGATTGGAAAAACTTATAAAGGTAAAGTCGTATCCATTGTTAATTTTGGTGCTTTTGTAGAAATTTATGGCAAAGAATGCCTCTGTCACATCTCTGAGCTCTCTTGTAATAGAGTTCAACATGTAGAAGACGTAGTGAAACTAGGCGATACCATTGAGGTTAAAGTTTTAGACATTAACGATCGTGGTCAAGTTAAACTCAGTCATAAAGCAACTCTTCCAACTCCTCAAAAAGATGCAGCTCGCGGGGGCTAA
- a CDS encoding YicC/YloC family endoribonuclease — protein sequence MIKSMTAYSRCSKTTSDGRYTLELHSVNRKIIDFAIYLPKDLLQFDVDLRKWLAQELERGQITVRLLVQQDSINSDSNYILQLKKSKGKWENISHELGYDPDKAIDFSFMVSHFSPPICFNQAEEEKIKAFLFELMQEGLKQLLKMKCEEGKAIEVDLQNRLKSIEEALQKIHQKKELPIERYRKRILRVLETHQANSPDLMEKAAREVAIFAEKMDIAEELMRLHTHIIHFRNYLVSSEKAVGKILEFLIQEMQREINTLGSKASDSEIIPLVIYIKSELEKMKEQIQNIE from the coding sequence ATGATTAAGAGTATGACGGCTTATAGCCGATGCAGCAAAACCACCTCTGATGGGCGCTATACATTAGAGCTTCATTCAGTTAATCGCAAAATCATTGATTTTGCCATATACTTGCCTAAAGATCTTTTGCAATTTGATGTAGATTTACGTAAATGGTTAGCTCAAGAGTTAGAGCGTGGACAAATCACTGTACGTCTTTTAGTGCAACAAGATAGTATAAATTCAGATAGTAATTATATTTTGCAATTAAAGAAATCTAAGGGAAAATGGGAGAATATTTCTCATGAATTAGGATACGACCCAGATAAAGCCATTGATTTTTCTTTTATGGTTTCTCACTTTTCTCCACCCATTTGCTTTAATCAAGCAGAAGAAGAAAAGATTAAAGCATTTTTATTTGAACTAATGCAAGAGGGTTTAAAGCAGCTATTAAAAATGAAGTGCGAAGAAGGTAAAGCCATTGAGGTTGACCTACAAAATCGACTTAAGAGCATAGAAGAGGCTTTGCAAAAAATCCATCAAAAAAAAGAGCTACCTATAGAGAGATACCGTAAGAGAATTTTGAGGGTTTTGGAAACCCATCAGGCAAATTCTCCTGATTTAATGGAAAAAGCTGCTAGAGAAGTAGCTATTTTTGCTGAAAAAATGGATATTGCAGAAGAGCTTATGCGTTTGCATACCCATATTATTCATTTTCGTAACTATTTAGTCTCTTCAGAAAAAGCAGTTGGTAAGATACTAGAATTTTTGATACAGGAAATGCAAAGAGAGATCAATACTTTAGGTAGTAAAGCAAGCGATAGTGAAATCATACCTTTAGTAATTTATATAAAAAGCGAGTTAGAAAAAATGAAAGAACAAATTCAAAATATTGAATAA
- the prmC gene encoding peptide chain release factor N(5)-glutamine methyltransferase has product MRSLGEVLQIATQFLQQKEIVQSRRSAEDLLAFVLKKSRLDLYLQFDLPLEEKELEHFRSLIKRLSLKEPIEYILGKIEFYNCLFSLNPSVLIPRPETEILLDHICQKIEKEEKKPQTAWDICTGSGCLGIGLKKRFSFIDVTLSDICPDALDVAHLNAKQNQVEVEVLSGDLLKPFEGKKADLVICNPPYVSLSEYDALDLSVKGFEPKQALVAEEDGLLFYRLLSQQLPLFLHKGAKVYLEIGATQGQQIKKIFDCPCWVRVFIEKDLSGHDRFFFLEFES; this is encoded by the coding sequence ATGAGATCTTTAGGTGAAGTTTTGCAAATAGCCACACAATTTTTACAACAAAAAGAAATTGTGCAATCTAGGCGCTCTGCAGAAGACCTTTTAGCTTTTGTATTAAAAAAATCTCGACTAGATCTTTATCTGCAATTTGATTTGCCCCTGGAAGAAAAGGAACTGGAGCATTTTCGCTCCTTGATTAAGCGCTTATCTTTAAAAGAGCCTATAGAATATATTTTAGGTAAGATTGAGTTTTATAACTGTCTTTTTTCTTTGAATCCTTCTGTTTTAATTCCTCGTCCAGAAACAGAAATTTTGTTAGATCATATTTGCCAAAAAATTGAAAAGGAAGAAAAAAAACCGCAAACTGCCTGGGATATTTGTACAGGATCCGGCTGTTTAGGTATTGGTCTAAAAAAAAGATTTTCATTTATAGATGTAACTCTTTCAGATATTTGTCCTGATGCTTTAGATGTAGCTCATTTAAATGCCAAGCAAAACCAAGTAGAAGTAGAGGTTTTATCAGGGGATTTGCTAAAGCCGTTTGAAGGAAAAAAAGCAGACCTTGTCATTTGTAATCCTCCTTACGTTTCTTTATCTGAATATGACGCATTAGATCTTAGCGTAAAAGGGTTTGAGCCAAAACAAGCTCTTGTGGCAGAAGAGGATGGACTGTTGTTTTATCGTCTTTTGAGTCAGCAACTACCCTTATTTTTACATAAAGGGGCGAAAGTTTATTTAGAAATAGGAGCTACGCAAGGGCAACAAATAAAAAAAATATTTGATTGCCCATGTTGGGTACGGGTTTTTATAGAAAAAGACTTGAGTGGTCATGATCGTTTCTTTTTCCTTGAATTTGAATCTTAA
- the rplS gene encoding 50S ribosomal protein L19 yields the protein MIQDMLIQSIDEDQLKTDLPVFCVGDTVRVHQRIIEGEKERVQVFEGIVIARKGAGISETFTLYRYSSSGIERVFLLHSPRINKIEVMKKGSVRRAKLYNFRGKSGKAIKVKERIYKAPVKS from the coding sequence ATGATTCAAGATATGTTAATACAGTCAATTGATGAAGATCAGCTAAAAACAGATCTTCCTGTGTTTTGTGTAGGTGATACAGTTCGTGTGCACCAGCGTATTATAGAAGGAGAGAAAGAAAGAGTTCAGGTATTTGAAGGAATTGTAATAGCCCGTAAAGGAGCAGGTATTTCAGAAACGTTTACTCTTTATCGATATTCTTCAAGTGGAATTGAAAGAGTATTTCTCTTGCATAGTCCGCGAATCAATAAAATTGAAGTGATGAAAAAAGGTAGCGTGCGTAGAGCGAAGTTATATAATTTCCGCGGCAAATCGGGCAAGGCAATAAAAGTAAAAGAACGCATATATAAAGCTCCAGTTAAAAGCTAA
- the trmD gene encoding tRNA (guanosine(37)-N1)-methyltransferase TrmD: MQIDILSLFPEYFEGPFKVSILKKAQEKGLVNISLINIRDFGEGRWKKVDDRPYGGGPGMVLMPGPVTKAVRSVKKENTHVIYLSPQGKLLDVKTCQRLAAYPHLVCICGHYEGIDQRVIETQVDEEISIGNYILTNGCLASIVLVDAVARFIPGVLGNEDSLLDESFQEDGVCEGPCYTRPEVFEGKCVPKVLLSGNHAEARKWKEKVRKKQGALGGLSNNYLVEKEIQ, from the coding sequence ATGCAGATTGATATTCTCTCTCTTTTTCCTGAGTATTTTGAAGGACCTTTTAAAGTAAGTATTTTGAAAAAAGCTCAGGAAAAAGGGCTTGTAAATATCAGCCTTATAAATATTCGCGATTTTGGTGAAGGTAGGTGGAAAAAAGTAGATGATCGTCCTTATGGTGGTGGCCCTGGAATGGTTTTAATGCCAGGTCCTGTAACTAAGGCGGTTCGCAGTGTAAAAAAAGAAAACACGCATGTGATTTACCTCTCTCCTCAAGGGAAGTTATTAGATGTAAAAACCTGTCAAAGGTTAGCTGCGTATCCTCACTTAGTTTGTATCTGTGGACATTATGAAGGTATTGATCAGAGAGTGATTGAAACGCAAGTAGATGAAGAAATTAGCATTGGAAATTATATTCTTACCAATGGCTGCTTAGCATCTATTGTTCTTGTAGATGCAGTTGCACGATTTATCCCTGGTGTTTTAGGAAATGAAGACTCTTTGTTAGATGAATCATTCCAAGAAGATGGAGTTTGCGAAGGGCCATGCTATACAAGACCTGAGGTGTTTGAAGGAAAATGTGTGCCTAAAGTTCTTTTGAGTGGTAACCACGCTGAAGCTCGAAAATGGAAGGAAAAGGTAAGAAAGAAACAAGGTGCTCTAGGCGGATTAAGTAATAATTATTTAGTTGAAAAGGAAATACAATGA
- the tadA gene encoding tRNA adenosine(34) deaminase TadA — MEDDIKFMKKALIEAKKAYKREEVPVGAVLVLNGQIIARGYNQTEGRSDPTQHAEIICLQKASKKLKNWRLLQATLYSTLEPCSMCAGALLQARVARLVWGAPDKRCGANGSFVNLFSLKHPFHQIVITSGVLEQECSEIMIHFFKQRREENHGKCF, encoded by the coding sequence GTGGAAGACGATATTAAATTTATGAAAAAAGCGCTGATAGAAGCCAAAAAGGCCTATAAAAGAGAAGAAGTACCCGTAGGTGCTGTGCTTGTATTAAATGGTCAGATTATTGCCCGGGGTTACAACCAGACAGAAGGTAGATCAGATCCAACTCAGCATGCGGAAATCATTTGTTTGCAAAAAGCTTCAAAAAAACTCAAAAATTGGCGTCTTTTGCAGGCCACTCTTTATTCTACTTTAGAGCCTTGTTCTATGTGTGCTGGAGCCTTATTACAAGCTCGTGTTGCTCGTCTTGTATGGGGAGCACCTGATAAACGCTGTGGAGCAAATGGAAGCTTTGTAAACCTATTTTCTTTAAAACATCCTTTTCACCAAATTGTGATAACCTCTGGTGTTTTAGAGCAAGAGTGCTCAGAAATTATGATTCATTTTTTTAAACAGAGAAGAGAGGAGAATCATGGAAAGTGTTTTTGA
- a CDS encoding aldo/keto reductase: MDKKEKVLLIGLGTWELSGRSCVSTVKTALELGYRHIDTALIYENHRDIAKAIHGFNREELFITSKFFLDQKSAEESCTLALQELNLDYLDLFLIHWPDREKPMVKVLKEMEKLKKQGKVHHIGVSNFTIHHLQDVIDKGIKIDYNQVEFHPYLYQKELWQFCQNHQIGLIAYRPLGKGELVQEEIFKKIGDKYRKTPAQIILKWLIQKEIAVVVKGSSKQHLQENFHVFDFFLHPEDMQKINELNRNQRFCETDYSDFNY; encoded by the coding sequence ATGGATAAAAAAGAAAAAGTTCTTTTAATTGGTTTAGGCACATGGGAGTTATCAGGTAGGTCTTGTGTTTCCACGGTGAAAACGGCTTTAGAATTAGGCTATCGTCATATTGACACAGCGCTGATTTATGAAAATCATCGAGATATTGCAAAAGCTATTCATGGATTTAATCGAGAAGAGTTATTCATTACCTCTAAGTTTTTTCTAGATCAAAAAAGCGCTGAAGAAAGCTGTACTTTGGCTCTACAAGAATTAAATTTGGACTATCTAGATTTATTTCTGATTCACTGGCCAGATCGAGAAAAACCCATGGTAAAAGTTCTAAAAGAGATGGAAAAATTGAAAAAACAGGGCAAGGTTCATCATATTGGAGTGAGTAATTTTACCATACATCATCTGCAAGATGTGATAGATAAGGGTATTAAGATTGATTACAACCAAGTGGAGTTCCATCCTTATCTTTACCAAAAAGAGCTGTGGCAATTTTGCCAAAACCATCAGATCGGCTTAATCGCTTATCGTCCTTTAGGTAAGGGAGAGCTTGTTCAAGAGGAAATATTTAAGAAGATAGGGGATAAGTACCGAAAAACACCCGCACAAATTATCTTGAAATGGCTGATTCAAAAAGAAATAGCAGTGGTGGTTAAAGGTTCTTCTAAACAACACCTACAAGAAAATTTTCATGTGTTTGACTTCTTTTTACATCCTGAAGATATGCAAAAGATTAATGAATTAAATCGGAATCAACGGTTTTGTGAAACCGATTATTCCGATTTTAATTATTAA